TGTAGGAAGGATAGTTTTGCTTATTTCTCCCATTTCCTTCTACTTTACACTTCTGCACCTTACCTAGGCAAAAGAAACTGCCTTAGGCATAGCTTTATAAAGCTGCTTGCATAAGGTCCAAAAGGCTTTTCATTAGGTCCAGAAAGgctatttttttaatattagaAGATATTTTGTCAGTTTGTCCTATTACAAAGCAAAAGGGACTTTTTCTAGGTTCTTGGCTCAAGAAAGGTCTCATCTAAATGAGCAGATAAACCTCACACAAGCCATCTCAGAGTAAGGATTTTTTTGAGGCCAAATTACCAGCTATCAACATGAACACTCATTAACTGTTTTTTATAGCCTTGATTTAGAGTGTCACAATAGCATTTTAGTAAGATATGAGCACCATAAAAGTGAAGTCACATTGGTGCTAAAAATCACAAAAGCAATTTAAGGTACAAGTCATTTTAGTATAGTAGTAGATTGGCAATCATAAAACCTGTTTGTAGAATGAACAACCTCTACAGCTTTGTGAAGTGAGCCAGGCAactgcaagaaaacagaactCCAGAAGCGTCCTGAAAACTGTTCCACATTCCAACAGAAAAATATGAATAAAATTTGGGAAGCTCTCAGAGTGGGGCAGAAGTATTCAGGAAACTGTGACAGAAAGTTGCACGAAGCGGTAAACTAAGACCACATATGGCTTTCCTCTCCCATGGATCATTTATTTCACTGTTGATGTTGCAGTAACTCCTCCATTTCTGCATTCTTTGATGGCACATCAAGAGGGGCTTCTTTTTGCCAAATACATTCAAGGACTGAAGATAATTTATCAGGCTGACCTTCTAGGGATTTTACCGTTTCTTCACCAGAACTGGAAACATTTTCTGATTAGAAGAGAATGCAGAGCCGAGTACAGTTTAAACTGCTGCTTGGATTGCAGGATTTGCTTCCAATCTCTTAACACAGTCCAGCTGGCTTGGCAGGACTACACTGCAATGAAGTATTTGGTTTGTCCCAGATGTTTCCCTCTGAAGTCAGTATCATCTCTTTAGTTATCCACTCTATAACTTAGATTTTTAGAAGTCCTGAGGATAGACCATGAGAACTGCTTACTGCAGAAAATGACCATTACAGACTTAGAGTATTCATATTTATGTCCAGATAAGTGTGTGCATTTCATGACATCAGGATGTAGAGTTGATCACCACATAAAAAGTCGGTTCTTAAAGGCTAGAAGTTTGCTGTGATGAGTTACTTCTGTAACatttcttctgtgctgctcagaCAGGCTGGTGTTGATCTAATTCCACAGAGAACATAGTTTAAGTGGAAAACTCTATCTCCACTCCAAAAATCATTATCTCCTGACCTCTTTTTGCAGGACTGAAATTAATCTTCAACAAGCAAGCTTAGACTAGTCTATGCTTGTCCCAATTTAGAATATAAATTAACCTCCTTTATCCCCCATACCCAAAGGAATAACATAACAGATACACTTTCATGAACATCTGCAGAGAGAAATCAAATGGAAATTTGCTGCAGATGAATCTGTCAGCCTCTTTGACTGGCTGTAACTTAGAATTGCTCTGAGCAACAGAAGGAGCAACACACTGGTGATGCAGAGCTCTTCACCCTGGCTGGACAAGTCAGCTAACTCCTTTCAGACTGCTCCAACAATTGCTGGCATGgcgcttctgctgctgctttttaattGCCTGCAATTTTTATGGAGACCTAATCCATCATTTGCAGATGGACAGAAAAGCTCCAAACTGATTACCATGATcccagacacagcctcagacatGGCTTCCTCCTCAGATTTAGAATGCAGAGTCTTTGAAACATTGACCAGAAAGCTTTCTGAAGATAAGGACCCTAAGAGACTACATCATGAACTTCTTCCACATCTTTCATATCCATGGTCAAACCAAGCTAGACCAGTACAGAACTGTGGAACtactcagagcagcagccaaagtTTTATCTTAAAAAGGTCCTTCTAGACCAAATCCCAAACAAAGATGTTCTTTTCATATACTATTTGCTGCTAACATTTCAAAGCAGATGAAGGTAATGTTGTAGAGAAACCATGAGAATGATGATCCACAAGGTCAGACTTTCCAGCATTTCTTGACAGTGCTGCAGATGGTGCATTCGAAAAGATGTAGCCATTTACTCAGCCACGAACATTCACTCTCCTTTAGCTACTTCAGTAAGTATTGCTTTCCAAAATGCTTCCAGTGTGACCTAACACATGCCAAAACAGTCAAGATTCAGAACAGCTGGTTATTACTTTGAGAAGGATTTTCATTTGAAAGATGCACTCCACAACAGGTCAGGATTTGTGACTGCACTCCCTTCAGTCTGAAAATTCTTTGTTGGTGCTTGAAGTTACTTTGTTGGGTTTGActacttcaaaggaaaacagtgtTTAAAACCTGCAGTAAACAAGTCTTCAGAAGTGTAGGGAAACTATCCAATGGAGAAATAAAAGGAATTCCTTTAAGGATATTTGGGCTGGTACAGAAAGGACATTGAGTTGGTCACTCTCTGCCCTAACAAAAGCTTGTTTAAAAAGGAAGCAAGTCTCCAATGAAAAGTAACACTAATTGTTATCAGGGTGTCCTGAAGATCCCAGAAACTAAATACACAGCAAAAAGCTAGCACAGGATCATTTCCTTACTTCTCAAAGTTCAATCATTTGTCACATTTTACTGACTGCAGACTGACATTTCTTTCACTTCAATGCCTAACAAGACAAACACCTATCACAGTCCTGAGTTAAATAATCCTATTAGTTGAGGCTTCTTCACCTTACATGAATAACATCTCAGACACTGCTTTGAAGGCCAACACAGCATGACCTTAACACGAGCACTCAAATTGAGCACAAAAGACTAGAGTCTGAAATCTGAGTGaaccacacctgctcctactgCCTGAAGAGACAGCACCTCTACAAAGATAAGCAGCTGTTAACCACGAAGTTGCAAACTTGTATCTAGCTTTTCGAACACATGCCAGAACACAAAAGTCACAACAGCCTAAGGTATTCGACAAACTATCCTGACTTTTCTCACAACTTTCACTCCAAATTCCTAGGCTCTTCAAGACATCACATATGCATTATTTGCTCTTTTAACTCCTATCATTGTATGACAGGGAGTAAACAAGCAAATTCAATTGCTTGCTAAATGCAAAGCCCTTTCACACTAACTAGGAAGATGCTCCTCATATATGCCCAATATATTGCAACTAACATATGTAGGAGGTTACCTACAGATTACCAGATAAGCTCATCAACACTCCAGTACAGTAGGGAAGTCACATTAAACCCATATTAAGGGAACCATTAATAGTTTTCAGGCAAGTCACTTCCCTCAAACACCACTTACACAGCCCTGCATTCAAATatgacaaaacaaaaccaccacaggaGACATGTAAGAATGAAGAGCTAACTAACAGAAAGCCCTCCATCACCAACTGAAAACCAAAAAGGGGATTATAACTGATTTACAGCCAGGCTTCACTTTCTCCTGTCAGATCCATAATCAGGAGAAGGCGACTCCAGCTTCATGCAGAATTTTTGCCACATTAAGTTATGATTGTTCTCCAAGATTTTTCTAAACCATTCTCTTTCCAGTTTTTATCACTGGTCAGTTTACACAAAAGATCAATACTGCTGGTCACTAACAATAGCAGCATGTACTTTGTCTGCAATTCCTACCTTTCCATTCATATCTCTGGCAGCATCTTTTGCATCTGCTGGACTCTCAAACGTGACAAAGGCAAATCCTCTGGACTTGTTGGTTTCACGATCTTTCATCAAAAGgactggagaaaaaaatacaaacaggtTACCTTTTCCTGTAATTAAGCAGTAACATTTAACCTTCATTTCACCTTTCAAGCTCAGAACTTCTTAGAGGACATGAAAGCACTATCATGTCAGACGATCAACACCAAAAAAGTCATCACAGCTCTGTTGGTACATTTGTAATGTCTTAAAACAGAAAGGTTTTTCTTTTTACCTTCCACAATGCGTCCATATTTGccaaacacagcctcaaggGCTTTTTCATTTGTCTCTGTATTCAGGCCTCCAATGAAGAGCTTCCCAGGACGATCTGCTTCAACCATTTTGACTCTGCAAACGGCCTACTAAAAAGATAAGGCTGCTATTAACACCACAGATTGCAACAATGACTTTCATACCACCTTATCCAATATAAGCTACTTCTTGCCTGAAAAGGACAAAAGCAAGTTTATCATCTTGCTCAAGAACATCTGAGGTATGaagagcttttctttttttactgaAGCAACTAGGAACTGTCTTCAGTTCTTCAAACTCCCCCATTTTTAACAGATTAGGTTTTGAACGCAGGACAAAGCACTAATGACAACTCTTAAGATCAAGAAACGTTGTTTAATGCGGGAAGTCTGTGAGGACCAGCCTTTCTGCCCTCAATAATGCCAGCACTCCTTGCCTCTAAATCCTGGGCACGGATGCTTCAAGAAACTACCTAACGCGTTAAAATGGACATTAAAATTACGAATTTCAAATAGGTTTGGGCCAATATTCCAAGTTAAGCTCGTTATTTGAATTGAGCTGCACCAAAGTCCCGGCCTACACAACGCGTGCACCTTCACAGAGACTTCACCGCAGGGTCACGGTTAAGGTAAGGCGGGAGGACTTCAAAAGAAGCCAGAGACCAAGACAAAGGCAGAACCTCCTGGCACAGCGCCTGGCGCCAGCGGACAAGCGCTCCCCGCACGCCTGCGGCGCAGTGGCGGGAAGCCCGCAGCAGCGTGCTCCCCCAACACACAGCGAGAGCAAGGACAAAGCGGGCCCCGGGAAGGCTGAACAGGGCGAGGGCCTGCTACTCTGTGGCAGATCACGGCGTGCAGACAGCCGCCTCCTTTCCACCCCGTGAAGGAGAGGGCCAGGAAAAGGGAAAGCGGAGACGGGGCGGGGGGGCGTCAGACCCTCGGCGGTCTCCAGACACCTCCACAAAATGGCGGCCACCTTTGGCAGGCACTCTTCTCCCCCACTGGCGCCGAACGGCCGCCTCAGCCGCAACCCGACCGCGCACCTCAGCCCCGCTTCGAGGTCTCCGCACAGGCCTGCAGGCGCGGCCGCTGCCCTCCCTTCGTCCCCCTCGGGGGTGCGGAGGCCCCCGCGCCAGGCGCTCGAACAGAAAGCCCGCACCTAAAATGGCGGCCACCGCGCTTCAGCGGCTGgagcccctgctctgcctcgccacagctgcactgctccTCCACCTCACGCCGGGCCAGGCGGGCACGGAGGCAGGCCTGGTTCCGCCGGGCCTCGCTTGAGGCCCGCAGCGGGAAGCGTGCGCAACACAGCTCCCGCGCCCACCAGCTAGGCCTCTCggctcgccgccgccgccgcccgcagcCCGCTCCTGCCCGTGCAGGGCCACGCTGCTCCCCCGTCCCAGAGCCCCGGGCCCGCTCCTCTCGCCCGGCGCCACTCACCTCCACTCAGACCGCACTGCAACTGCGCAATGAGGGCGAACAAAGGCGCTACAGCCCTTTATACCGCCGACGTCACCAGTCAGATGGAGCCCCGGATGCAAGCCACAGCGAGCCTGgcagggggaggctgcagcccgcCGCGGCGCCGGAGTCCTGTGGGGCCGGCGCGGAGCTCTGGCCTTGCGGATACGCCGTTCGGCCCTTCCGCGGCGAGCGTGGGGAGGGCTGCGCGACCCGGAGCACGCTGTCCTGCCCCGCCCGGAGATGGGATGTGCCGCGGCCCGGAGGGCGTGAGCAGCGGTACGATGCGAGCGCGGCTGGATCCTGCCGGCCGGGCCACTCGAGCTGCCGCGGGCAGGGCTCCCCTCTTTGTCCGCTAGCTTCGGAGCGGGAGGCCTCCGTGCTTTGAGTGCAACATCACTTAGGACAGGGTCGAGTTTGCGTCTGTGCGGGAGGTTAACCCTGCTCAGGTAAAACAGTCCGAAAGGTATTTTTAGTTAGTTTAATTATATGTGTGCGCGTCAATACTCCATCTCGGAGATTGGGAGCAAGCCGAAATGAGTAGCTTGAAATGCTGATTAGACAAAAGTTTTACAGTAGTTCAActaagtccttttttttttttaaaattatgcCTACAGTTCACTTGTTCGGTTCAGTTTTCTTTTACTGGCCGAGTCTGTGCACACAAAAATAGGCTTAAGTGTCCATAATTTGAGTTTGTGGATTATCTGAACCAGAATTAATCAGTCAGCAAAGTCTATCCTAAGGTCACTCACTCTAATCGCCACCCAGGCTTTCAACTTAAAAACGGATCTTTCTGTTACTTTTTTTAAACCTAAGTGACCAAAACTAAGGGGAAGTTGTCTGCTCCTATACTCTCTGTGGTTTTTGAACAGGACAGCTATTCTGCAAGGCTGTCTCCAGTACCTCTTCTGAAATTCCAGTGAACTTGACCACTgaaaactggcacccaggagctgcagatTATACCCAGTCCTTCTCCAAGAAGTACCCTTAATTTCTACAAGATGTGAAAGCTAAGGAATTGCAGGTTCCTCGGGTGGTTTTAGGATTCCATATAGCTCCTGACTTGCTCTCGTGCAATGAGGGAGCAGTGCCAAGCTGTATCACAGTTAAATTATTTAGTGCACTTgtctgatggtttgggctcttacccgcccaccccccccacactttaaatttgccccagctaactcagacggcctctgggaatatagatgaagcaatttatttacagctagcagaatttacaagcagctatttacaatatatacagttatatacaattatatacagaaatatacaaaggataaacaatacaaaagcacaactcccctcccagaaacctgagtccccaggaggggctttcaaaccaccccaacacctcccccggacctctcaaccttaccccagttctcaggaaaaagagaggtgcggccaagaggttagggaacaaggttagtaggagcaaggttaatgagatgtgactaggtctaaaggcaaaggcagaagaaaaaatggagaaagtttacttcttcttcccagagttctcagcgtaactgtgagagaaggagacaccatgttttcattccactgcctgttatctagttcttttaccaaaacattccagcttgcttctaactagcacaactgGGTTCCCGCATTGAAGCCCCACTGGGATTAACCAAAGGACTTAGAACTGCAAGCATATCCCCCAGGTTTGAATAACGGGATGCTAGTGGCCAGTCCCTGCACATTCCTGGGGATCTGTGATGCTGAGGAATCTCTCTCAGATCTGAGGACCTGGTGTCCAGAGCCACTCTACATTCCTGTACTGCCCTGCATCAGCTGTGGCAGGTCAGACATTTTTTAACGATAGCTTTTCAAGGGTATCCATGCTGTACAGCAGGCAGTAGTGCCTGGTACCAATTCAGTCTCTTGCTTGTACATACTGGTCTTTCTCCTGACAGACACCATGGCATGCCCTCATCAAGAAGCCCCTAGGGCTGTCAAGGCTCTACCACAAATCTGCTGGCACCTAAAAGGAATAAAATCCTGCCTTTCCCACCTGTACCTACAGCCCTTCTGACTCCTTCCCACACTGCTGTTTGTACCAGTGGCATGGAGGATATGGGGGAATGGGTGGGTCTGA
This genomic window from Pogoniulus pusillus isolate bPogPus1 chromosome 19, bPogPus1.pri, whole genome shotgun sequence contains:
- the LOC135184140 gene encoding serine/arginine repetitive matrix protein 1-like translates to MRERLHRRVTVKVRREDFKRSQRPRQRQNLLAQRLAPADKRSPHACGAVAGSPQQRRGPATLWQITACRQPPPFHPVKERARKRESGDGAGGRQTLGGLQTPPQNGGHLWQALFSPTGAERPPQPQPDRAPQPRFEVSAQACRRGRCPPFVPLGGAEAPAPGARTESPHLKWRPPRFSGWSPCSASPQLHCSSTSRRARRARRQAWFRRASLEARSGKRAQHSSRAHQLGLSARRRRRPQPAPARAGPRCSPVPEPRARSSRPAPLTSTQTALQLRNEGEQRRYSPLYRRRHQSDGAPDASHSEPGRGRLQPAAAPESCGAGAELWPCGYAVRPFRGERGEGCATRSTLSCPARRWDVPRPGGREQRYDASAAGSCRPGHSSCRGQGSPLCPLASEREASVL